In the Corallococcus soli genome, GCTGAACTACATCCGCGCGTACGCCCAGGTCATCGGGCTGTCGCCGGAGGAAGCGGCGCTGCGCTACGAGGAGGTGGACCGGGCGGTGCCCGCGCCCTCGCCGGTGCAGCTTGAGAAGGAGCGGCGCAAGCGGGCGTACGTCATCCTGGCTGCGGTGCTGGCGGCGCTGCTCCTGGGCGCGGCCCTGTTCCTGGTGCTGACCGGGAAGCTTCCTTCGCCCCTGGCGCGTTGAAGGGGGATCATGGAGCGGTACGCCGACGACGCGTTCGTGCTGTCCACGGTCGACTATGGTGAGTCCGACCGGATGGTGACGCTGCTGACGCGCGAGCACGGCAAGCTGACCGCGTTCGCCGCGGGGGCGCGCAAGAGCAAGCGACGGTTCGCCGGAGCGCTGGAGCCGTTCATGCGGCTGCGCGTCCAGCTGGTGGAGACGCGGGGCAGCACGGTGCGGCTGGACTCCGCGGACATCGTCTCGGGGTTCTATGCGGCGCGCGAGGACCTGTCGCTCATCGCCCGGGCGCTGTACGCGGTGGAGCTGTGCCGCGAGCTCACCCGCGACCATGAACCCCAGCCGGAGCTGTTCCTCCTGATGGAGGGCTACCTCCACCGCCTGGACGCGAAGGAGGCGGGCCCCACGTCGCTCCTGGCCTTCGAGCTGGCGGCGCTGGCGCAGGCCGGGCTGATGCCCCGCTTTGATTCCTGTGCGCTGTGCGGTGGCGCGCCCGGGGAGCGGCCCCGGTTCGACCAGGGGCACGGCGGCGCGGTGTGCGAGCCTTGCGGCGGACGGGCGCGCGACTCGGTCGCGGTGCCGGTGGCGCTGCTGTCCGGGCTGCGCTCGCTGCAGGAGGGCGGACGCACGCCCCTGCCTCCCGACCTCCGGGCGCGGGCGCGCGGGCTGCTCAACGTCTTCATCTCGCACCACCTGGGCCGGCGGCTCAAGAGCGTGGACTTCATGGCCCAGGTGGGCCTGGACTGAAGCGCGAGCTCGCGCGTCCGCGGGCAGGGAGCGTCATGCACGAGGCCGGGCCGCTGGACGTGGTGTGTGTCGGCGAGACGCTGGTGGACTTCCTCCCCGCGGCCGGTGGCGCTTCGCGCGTGCGGGACGTGGACGCGTGGCGGCCTTCGACGGGCGGCTCGCCGGCGAACGTCTCCGTGGGGCTTGCGCGGCTGGGCCTGCGCTCGGCGATGGTGGGCGTGGTGGGCTCGGACGAGTTCGGCCACTTCCTGCGCGACCGGCTGGCGGGGGAGGGCGTGGACGTCAGCCGCCTGCGCCAGGTGGACCATGCGCGCACGGGCCTGCTCTTCGTCTCGTTGGATGCGCGGGGCGAGCGCAGCTTCACGTTCTTCCGGACGCGCTCGGCGGAGTTCCTGCTGGATGACTCGGACGTGGACGGGGACTTCGTGCGGCGCGCGAAGGTGCTGCACTCGGGCTCCAACTCCCTGGTGTTGCCGCCAGCGCGCGAGGCCGTGGTGCGCATGCTCTCGCTGGCGCGCGACGCCGGGATGATCGTGAGCTGCGACCCGAACCTGCGGCTCCACGTCTGGCCGGAGCCTGACGAGCTGCGGGTCCTCCTGGGGCGCATGTTGCCCCTATGCACGGTGGTGAAGCTGTCGGAGGAGGAGGTCCTCTTCGCGACGGGCGCGCGGACGCCCGAGGAGGCCCTGCGGCATCTGGCGGGCCTGGGCGTGCTGCTGCCGGTGGTGACGCTGGGCGAGCAGGGCGCGGTGTTCCTCTGGCGGGGCGAAGTGCTCCATGTCCCCGCGCCCCGGGTGACGGTGGTGGACACGACGGGCGCGGGGGATGGCTTCGTGTCGGCGCTGCTGCACGGACTGGTGCGCTGGTACGGCGATGCGGGCTCGCTCGCGGACGCGACGCGCGAGGAGCTGGTCGCGCTGATGACGTTCGCGGCCGACGTGGGAGCCCGCGTCGTGACGAAGCTGGGCGCGGTGGCGGCGCTGCCCCTGGCCTCCGAAGTGGAGGGGCTGCTGCCCAGGCGCCCCCCGCGGCAGGACTCCGTCTAGGCGTGTCGAGCGTTGAACCCGGGCGCCGTGCCGGGTCAGGCTCCCGTGCTTCACTGCGTCCAGCGCCATCCCACCTGGGAGGGACCGATGAGCGACCCGAAGCCTGAAGCGACGTCCCCCACCGCCTCGCGGGTCCGGGGCCTGGAGCAGATCGATCGGCTGTCCGTGCCCCTGCCGCACGGCACCGAGGTGACGACGCGCGTGGAGCGCGTGGCCTCCGCCGGGCGCCGCATCCCGCAGGGCGTGGTGGGCCGTGTCGTGCGCGCCCATGACGGTGGCTTCGACGTGCAGATCGTCGGCGTGGGCGAGGTGTGGTTCGCGCGCGACGAGCTGGTGCCCCGGCGCGTGGGACAGGTCCAGTTCGCGCAGCGGCGCGAGGCGGCCTGGGGCGCGCTGCGACCGTGCGTGGTGCTGGAGACGCGCGTGGGCAGCCATGCGTGGGGACTCGCGGACGAGCGCTCCGATGTGGACGTGCGCGGCGTGTTCGCGCTGCCCCTGTCGTGGACCTGGGGCCTGGGGCAGGCGCCACAGGACCTGGTGAGCGCGGACGGCAGCACCACCTACTGGGAGGTCCGCAAGACGGTGGAGCAGGCCCTGCGCGCGGATCCGAACACGCTCGAAACGCTGTTCGTCCCCGGCGCGAAGGCCTTGGACGTCCTGGGCGAATGGATGCTGGAGGAGCGCGAGGCGTTCGTCTCCAAGGCCATCTTCGGCAGCTTCGGCCGCTATGCGATGAGTCAGCTCGACAAGCTCACCCGCAGCCAGCGGCTGGCCGAGCACCGCGACCTGCTCCTCGCGTGGCTGTGCGAGGAGCCCACGCCGGACCTGGACGAGGTGGCGCGGAGGCTGGCCGCCGTGTCTCCCCGGAGCGCGCCCACGCCCGAGGATGGGGTGCTGGCGGCGAAGACGTACGTCAAGCAGCTCTACCGCTCGCTCTGGGACCAGGGCCTGCTCGCGGCCAACGACTTCGCGGCGCTGACGGCGTACGCGCGCGGTGGCGGTCAGCGGCCTCCGTCCGCTCGGGAGCTGCGACCGAAGAACGCCTACAACCTGCTGCGGCTGGTGGCGCTGGCGACAGGCTGGCTGCGCGACGGGGTCCCCACCTTCGAGGCCACGGGGGCATTGAAGCCGAGGCTGCTCGACATCAAGGGCGGGCAGGTGGCGCTGGAGGACGTCCTGCGCGACGCGGAGGCGATGGCGCCCGCGCTGGAGGCCGCGCACCGCGAGAGCCGGCTGCCGGAGCATCCGGACTACGCGCGCGCGGACCGGCTGCTGCGGCGGGTGGGGGACGAGGTGGCGCGGCGCTGGGTGCTGAAGACGCCCGGGCCCCTGGGACGTGACGCACCGGAGGCACCGGCGCTGG is a window encoding:
- a CDS encoding helix-turn-helix domain-containing protein; this encodes MDHVDFGKYLSQQRELRGLSREDVSRETKIPPSLVAALEAGQVERLPERIFVLNYIRAYAQVIGLSPEEAALRYEEVDRAVPAPSPVQLEKERRKRAYVILAAVLAALLLGAALFLVLTGKLPSPLAR
- the recO gene encoding DNA repair protein RecO, which gives rise to MERYADDAFVLSTVDYGESDRMVTLLTREHGKLTAFAAGARKSKRRFAGALEPFMRLRVQLVETRGSTVRLDSADIVSGFYAAREDLSLIARALYAVELCRELTRDHEPQPELFLLMEGYLHRLDAKEAGPTSLLAFELAALAQAGLMPRFDSCALCGGAPGERPRFDQGHGGAVCEPCGGRARDSVAVPVALLSGLRSLQEGGRTPLPPDLRARARGLLNVFISHHLGRRLKSVDFMAQVGLD
- a CDS encoding carbohydrate kinase family protein; the protein is MHEAGPLDVVCVGETLVDFLPAAGGASRVRDVDAWRPSTGGSPANVSVGLARLGLRSAMVGVVGSDEFGHFLRDRLAGEGVDVSRLRQVDHARTGLLFVSLDARGERSFTFFRTRSAEFLLDDSDVDGDFVRRAKVLHSGSNSLVLPPAREAVVRMLSLARDAGMIVSCDPNLRLHVWPEPDELRVLLGRMLPLCTVVKLSEEEVLFATGARTPEEALRHLAGLGVLLPVVTLGEQGAVFLWRGEVLHVPAPRVTVVDTTGAGDGFVSALLHGLVRWYGDAGSLADATREELVALMTFAADVGARVVTKLGAVAALPLASEVEGLLPRRPPRQDSV
- a CDS encoding DNA polymerase beta superfamily protein; translated protein: MSDPKPEATSPTASRVRGLEQIDRLSVPLPHGTEVTTRVERVASAGRRIPQGVVGRVVRAHDGGFDVQIVGVGEVWFARDELVPRRVGQVQFAQRREAAWGALRPCVVLETRVGSHAWGLADERSDVDVRGVFALPLSWTWGLGQAPQDLVSADGSTTYWEVRKTVEQALRADPNTLETLFVPGAKALDVLGEWMLEEREAFVSKAIFGSFGRYAMSQLDKLTRSQRLAEHRDLLLAWLCEEPTPDLDEVARRLAAVSPRSAPTPEDGVLAAKTYVKQLYRSLWDQGLLAANDFAALTAYARGGGQRPPSARELRPKNAYNLLRLVALATGWLRDGVPTFEATGALKPRLLDIKGGQVALEDVLRDAEAMAPALEAAHRESRLPEHPDYARADRLLRRVGDEVARRWVLKTPGPLGRDAPEAPALEGGTE